The stretch of DNA TCTCCACGATTTTTCGTCTTATGCTGTCCTGTATGAAGGGAACTGCGTAATGCCCGTATTACTTCATGAACTAAGGTCTCACGAATCGGGGCATCAAATACTTCTGACTTTACTTCCCGTTCACACTGTAATTTTCCTTGTGTATCAATGACCGGTATTACAGCCATGGTTTATGCATTCCTTTTTATTTTTACTGTGTGCTTTATTTCAACCAAACCCCCATTGGCACCGGGGATAGAACCACGAATAACTAATAAATTCTTTTCAGGGACAACATCTACGACTTCCAGATTCTGAACGGTCACACGGACATTCCCCATGTGTCCCGGAAGTCCTTTCCCTTTATATACTTCCGCCGGATAGGCACTTTGTCCTATGGAACCCGGCCGACGGTGGAAATTGGAACCATGAGTTCCCGGACCACCGCTGTATCCGTACCGTTTCACGACGCCGGCAAAACCTCTTCCTTTGGACTTTCCAGAAATATCTACCCGATCGCCGATTTTGAAAATATCTAATTTTATTTCGTCACCGGGTTTCAGAGGATTGTCCGTCTCCACACGAAATTCTTTTAAGAAGCGTTTCGGTGGAACACCTGCCTTCTCGAAATGTCCTTTCAAAGGTTTGGTGCATCGTTTCGGTTTTATATCATCAAAACCGACCTGAACGGCTTCATAACCATCTTTTTTTTCTGTTTTTCTTTGAATGACCACACAG from Candidatus Hydrogenedens sp. encodes:
- the rplC gene encoding 50S ribosomal protein L3, with translation MATGILGKKLGMTRIFTQDGQWIDVTLVQAGPCVVIQRKTEKKDGYEAVQVGFDDIKPKRCTKPLKGHFEKAGVPPKRFLKEFRVETDNPLKPGDEIKLDIFKIGDRVDISGKSKGRGFAGVVKRYGYSGGPGTHGSNFHRRPGSIGQSAYPAEVYKGKGLPGHMGNVRVTVQNLEVVDVVPEKNLLVIRGSIPGANGGLVEIKHTVKIKRNA